A region of Salvelinus namaycush isolate Seneca chromosome 9, SaNama_1.0, whole genome shotgun sequence DNA encodes the following proteins:
- the tnfaip8l1 gene encoding tumor necrosis factor alpha-induced protein 8-like protein 1, which yields MDSFSTKSLALQAQKKLMSKMATKSMANLFIDDTSSEVLDELYRVTKEYTRNRKEAQKIIKNLIKMVVKLGVLYRNNQFSGEELVLVESFRKKVHTLAMTAVSFHQIEFTFDRRVMSAILNECRELLHQAINRHLTAKSHSRVNHVFNHFADCDFLAALYGPSEVYRGHLQRICDGVNKMLDEGNL from the exons ATGGACTCCTTCAGTACTAAGAGCCTGGCCCTTCAGGCACAGAAGAAGCTGATGAGCAAGATGGCCACCAAGAGCATGGCTAACCTCTTCATCGACGACACCAGCAGCGAGGTGCTGGACGAGCTCTACCGCGTCACGAAGGAGTACACGCGCAACCGCAAGGAGGCCCAGAAGATCATCAAGAACCTTATCAAGATGGTGGTGAAGCTGGGAGTCCTCTACCGCAACAACCAGTTCAGCGGGGAGGAGCTGGTGCTGGTTGAGAGCTTCAG GAAGAAGGTCCACACACTGGCTATGACGGCTGTCAGCTTTCACCAGATCGAGTTCACGTTCGACCGGCGCGTGATGAGCGCCATCCTGAACGAGTGCCGCGAGCTGCTGCACCAGGCCATCAACCGCCACCTGACGGCCAAGAGCCACTCGCGGGTCAACCACGTGTTCAACCACTTTGCCGACTGTGACTTCCTCGCGGCGCTCTATGGGCCGTCTGAGGTGTACCGCGGCCACCTGCAGAGGATCTGTGACGGCGTCAACAAGATGCTGGACGAGGGCAACCTTTGA